The following DNA comes from Streptomyces pristinaespiralis.
GACCCTTTCGGACCCGGTCCGTGGACTGGGGGCCGATCCCGGTCAGCTGCAATGGGCGACCGGTTCGTACACTCTGGCCTTCGCCACATTGATGTTCACCGCCGGCGCATTGGGCGATCGGTTCGGTCACCGGACCGTGTTTTCCAGTGGGTTGGTGATCTTCGCCGGCTCGTCGCTGTGGGCGGCGTACGCGAGCGATGCGGGCCAGCTGATCGCAGCTCGTGCTGTGATGGGCGTGGGCAGCGCGCTGATCACGCCCGCCATGATGGCCATCCTCATGTGGACCTTCACCGGCCCCGCACGGGCTGCCGCGATCGGGATTTTCTCGACATCGGCAGGTGTCGGAATGGCTGCCGGCCCGGTGCTGGCGGGATTCCTGCTCGATCATTTCTGGTGGGGTTCGGTCTTTCTGGTCAATGTCCCGGTCGCGGCATTGGCGTTGGTCGGGCTCGCCGTGCTGGTTCCGAATTTCCGCAGCCCCACTCTGCGGCCACTGGACCCCGCTGGAATGTTGCTCTCGATCGGTGGGCTCGTGGCGTTGGCCTACGGGCTGATCCGGGCGGGGCAGGTGGCTGTGTGGAGTCATGCCGACGTGTGGGCGCCGGTCGTTGTCGGCCTGGTTCTGCTGGCCGTTTTCGTACTCGTCGAACTGCGCGTCAAGGTGCCCGGCTTTGATCCGCGACTGCTCGCGAAACGTGCATTCGGTGGCGGGAATGTGGCGCTCGGATTGCTGCTCTTCGCCGTGGCCGCCATCACCTTCTACAACGCGTTCTACCTGCAAGGCGCGCTCGGGCTTTCGCCGATGCAGGCGGGTACGGCCACTGTCCCGACCGCATTGGGTGCGCTCGCGGGGGCGCCGCTCGCCGCGCGCCTGGTTCGCCGCCTGTCGCTGCGCGCTGTCGCCGTGCCGGCGCTGACCGTGGCTGCGCTGACCATGGGCGCGTACGGGTTCCTCGAACTCCGCACTCCACTCATCTGGATCGAGATCCTGTTGTTGATACAGGGCCTCTCGATCAGCATGGTGATCGGCCCCGTTACGGCCGCGTTGATCAGCGACCTGCCGTTGGAACAGGCCGGTGCGGGATCGGCCGTCACCAACACCGTGCGACAGACCGGCAGTGTGATCGGAATCGCCGTGGGCGGCACGATCATGTCGATCGTGTACCGACGCGCGATCGAACCTTCACTGGAGGGTGCCCCCGGCCCGGTGCAGGATCAGGCGCGGGTTTCCGCCGAACAGGCCCGCCACGTCGCCACCGCTGTCGACCGGCCCGCTCTTGCCCACGCCGCCGATGATGCGTTCATCCAGGCCATGCACGTCGGCGCGGGCTGGATCGCGGTCATCGCACTCCTCGGAGCAGCCGTGCTGCTGATCACGTTGCCTGCTGCCGGAAAGAAGAAGGGCCCGATACCGGAGCAGGGTCCGATGCCGGAGCCGGACTCCGAACAGGCCCGCAGCCCCGCCTGAGAGTGTGATGGCGGAAGCCGGTCCCGGGCCCGCCGCCGGTCCGCCGGGGCGAGGACGACCGGGGCCGCCTGCCGCGGACGGACCGGCGAGACAAGGGCAGGCGCGCGCCCTCAGTCGGACCAGACGACCGGGCTGTCGCTGTACGCGTCACCCTCGTCGAACGCGGCGGCCGTGACGGGCGAGGTCTTCGTCGCGCTGAGCGCGCAGGTCTCGTACGACGCGCCCTTGGTGGTGAAGTCGCTGGGCGCGGTCTCGTTGTCGCACTTGCCCGGGAGGTCGCCGATCAGTACGACGCCCGTGCCGCCACCGCCCTCCAGCACACCGTCCAGCTTCAGCGACGCGTACGACAGGTCGGTGCCGCCGACGTTCTCCACCTTCATCTTGATGAAGTAGGGCGTCATTCCCTTCGCCTTGTCGCCGAAGGCGGCCATGTCGGCCTCGGTGCCCTTCTCGATCGCCGTGACGGTCACGGCGATGGTGCCCTTCTTCTGGCTCGTGTACTCGAACGGCAGGACAGCCCTGTCGCCGACCGCGAGTTTCGTGCCCGGCGCGGTGACGTCCCCCTCGGCAGGAGCGGCACCGTCGTCGCTGCCGGCCGTCGTGCTCCCGCTGCTCGGCTCGGACGATGCCGGGGCGGGGGCCGGCGCCGACGCCGCCGGCGAGTCCTGCGCCGCCGACCCCTCCTCGTCGCTGTTGCAGGCCGACAGCCCGAGCCCCATGGTGACCACAGCAGCCGCGAACACGAAGCGTCCCTTGTGCACTATTACCTCACTGGTAACGAGAGCTGCCCGATACGACAGCTCGAACGTTCAATTGCCGCAAGAAATGACCGGCAACACGGCCGGACCTGCCGGAACGGCATGCCGACGGCCTTTCGTTGCCGAGGCGCACCGTGACACATCCCGGAATACGGCCGGCACACGCCGGGAATACGTGGTGGGCGGCAAGGGCTCAGCGGATCGTGGAAGCCACGGCAGCGGCCTCGTCGGCCAGATACCTCGCGGCGCCGTCGTCTCCCGCCGCCGCCCGCAGCCGGGCGAGCCTGTCCAGCACTCCCGCAAGCAGGTACGGGTAGTCGATACGGCGGGCCACCTCGACCGCGTGCTCCCCCTGCGCGATCGCGGCTTGCGGATCCTGCCGGTCGTGCAGGTGGAGATCGAGCAGGTCGATGAGGACACGGGTCTCGAACATGGGGTCATGGAGGGCGCGCGCGACCTCGACGCCTTCGAGGAGACGGCGGCGCGCATCGGCGTACTCACCTCGGGCCAGGTGGAGGCAGCCCCAGGCGTGGGCCAGGTAGAAGGCGCCCGACGGCCCGATGTCCGAGGCGTACGCGGTCAGCTCGGCGAACGACTTCTCCGCCTCCGCGTGACGGCCGAGCGCGAGCTGCGCATGGCCGAGCCAGTAGGTGTCCCGCGCGATCAGGGTCCGGATCCCCTGCTGGCGGGCCCCGGCGACGATCTCCGTGAAGACCTCCACCGCGGCTGTCGGCCTCCCCGCCTGCAGGTGGGCGAGGCCGACCTGTGAGTACGCGTGCAGGGCCGCCGCGACCTGCCCGCCGGCGTCGAGCCGTGCGTAGGCCTCGCTTCCCGCCGTGATCGCCTCGGTCAGACGTCCGTTGGGCACGAGGAAGAACGGCGCGTTGCTCAGCGCCTCCAGGTAACCGCGCCGGTCCCCGATCTGCTCGAACAGGACCATGGCCTCGGTGTTGGACTCCTCGGCTGGACCGTACCGACGCCGGGTGTAGCGCAGCCCGGCCATCGAGATGAGCAGTCTGGCCCGGCCACGCACGTTGCCCGCGGCCTTGGCCAGGCCCATCGCCGTCTCGTAGCACTCCTGCCAGTCGTCGAAGTACCGCTCCGTCTCGAACAGCGCGTGGCCGCCCACGGCCAGCTCCCAGCAGAGCTCGTCCTTGCCCAGCTCCGCGGCCTGCCGCACACCCGTCACCAACGGGACGCGCTCCGAGTCCAGCAGCGTCATCGGCGGTACGGAAGGCGGCAGGCTTGCCTCGACCCGCTCCGGCCGCCACCGGGAGGCGTCCCGCTGGAACATGTTCTGGCCCATGTGGTCGCGGTCGGCGATGTCCGTGAGGGCCAGAAGGGCGCTGAGGACGCGGACGACCGCATCGTCCCGCGCCTCGGCCGGCTCCTCCAGCTCCGCGCGTTCTCTCGCGTAGGCGCGGATCAGGTCGTGGAAGCCGTAACGCGCCTGACCGTTGGGCGTTCCCGTGACGTCGAGCAGGTGGACGTCGACCAGTTCGTCGAGGAGTTCCTGGGCCGCGCGCAGTTCGGTGTCGACCGCTGCGGCAGCCGCCCAGAGCGGGAAGTCGGGTGCCTCCAGCAGCCCGAGGAGCCGGAACAGCCGCCGTGCCTCGGGCCGGAGCCCTTCGTAGCTCAGCCCGAAACTGGACCGCACTTCGAGATCGCGATAGCGGAGCGCGTCGAGCCGGTGCTGTTCGTCCGCCAGCCGCGACACGAGGTCCGCCGGGCGCCAGTGCGGTCGTGACAAGAGGAGCGACCCGACGATCCGCAGCGCGAGCGGCAGCCGCGCACACAGCCGGACCAGGTCGGACAGCTCCGCGGGAGTGGCCGAGGCCGACCGGCCGTCCGTGCTGTTGCGCAGCATGGCCAGACTGTCGGCCTCGGACATCGCGCGGAGCTCCGTCCGGTGCGCGCCACCCAGACCGCCCAGCCGCACGCGGCCGGTGGCGATCACCCCGCACGTACCGCTGGCCGGCATCAGGGGAGCCAACTGCTCCTCGTCGTACGCGTCGTCGAGCACCACCAGGATCCGGCGTTCCGCGAGCAGGCCCCGGTAGAGATCCGTGCGCTCCTCCGGGTCGTCCGGCACGGCGGTGGCGGGCACTCCGAGCGCACGCAGGAAGCGGCCGAGCACGGTGACCGGGTCGACCGGCTGGGTGCGTGCGCCGGCCAGTGCCGCGAACAGCTGCCCATCGGGGTACGAGGACCTGAGGCGATGCGCGGCCTGCACCGCGAGCGCGGTCTTGCCGATCCCGCCGGGGCCCGAGATGGTCACCACCGCGGCCGGTTCGTCAGCTGCGCGGTCCTTGCGGAGCACCGCCTCGATCTCCGCCAGCTCCGCCTGCTGGCCGCTGAAGTCGCCGAGTGTCGGAGGCAGCATCCGGGCGGTGTCGGCGGTCGGGTGTTCCGGCTCCTCCGCCGTGGTCGCCGGATCCAGTGCGGGGTCCCCGCCGAGGATGGTCCGGTGCAGGTCCCGCAGCTTCGGCCCGGGCTCCAGACCGGTCTCCTCGGCCAGGACGCCACGCACCTGGGCATAAGCCAGCAGCGCGTCCGCCCGCCGGCCACAGCGGTAGAGCGCCAGCATGAGCTGGGCCCACATCCGCTCGCGGAACGGGTGTTCCATCGTCAGCGCGGTCAGCTCGCCGAGGAGCTCGCTGTGCCGACCGAGCCGGAGGTCGACGTCGATCCGCTCTTCGAGCACGCCGAGCCGCATTTCGTCGAGGCGGGCGGCCTCCGAGGTCAGAGCCGGGACGTCGGCGATCCCGGCGTACGCGGGTCCCCGCCAGAGGTCCAGTGCCTCGTCGAAGAGCCGACGCGACTGATCCGGATCGCCGGCCGTCAGCGCCGCTCGGGCCATGCCCGCCAGATCTTCGAAACGTGCGGCGTCCAGCTCGTCGCGGTCGGCACGCAACACATAGCCCTGGCCCTGCCGGGTGATGCGTCCCGGATCCCCCAGGTGCTGCCGGAGCCGGTGGACGTAGGTCTGCACGTTCTTGGCGGCGCTCTTCGGCTGCGCCTCGCCCCAGATGGCCTCCGCCAGAGCGTCATCGGCGACCGGCCGGCCCGCCCGGCACAGCAGGACCGCCAGGAGCACCCGCCCTTTCGGCGTGCCCAGTTCCAGCGGTACGCCGGCCCGCCACACCGTCAGCGGGCCCAATACTCCGAAGTCCACAGCCGCCCCCGCCCTTCGGCGGTAACTGTAGCGGCCGCGCGGCGTCGGCTGCCTGACGGAGCTGATGTCGACCCCGATCAACTCGGCAGCTCTTGTGGGCCTGTTCGGGGGCTCTGCGACGTTTGGTCCCTGCGCCGTCAGGTGAAGCTGGAAGCCGCCGGACCGTACCCGAACAGCACCACGGTCCCCGCCCAGCCCCAGACCTGGGCGTCGGCCGGCCATGCGCGGCCGACGGGGGAGGGCAGTTGCCATGCGGGCGCGGAATCGGGGGATATCTGGCCGTCGGGCCGGGGCGGTTCGATCAGTCGGTCGGGGGTTCGTGCCGTCGCGAGCATGTCCTCGTCCGTTTCCGTCCTCGGTGGGTGGGGGTGGGTCCCGTGCCGGAGGGCAGGGGCACGGGACCCGGATCAGGGATGGGTCAGGCCGCGGTGCCGGTGGCGTCGAGCGTGACGGGGATGTTGTCCCGCGTGGCCTTGGAGTACGGGCAGATCCGGTGGGCGGCACGCGTGAGTTACTCGGCGGTCGCCTGGTCCACACCGCCGAGTACGGGGCTGAGGACCGCGGAGAGGGAGAACTCGCCGTCGTCGCCGTGGGTGAGCGTGATCTCGGCGGTGATGGTGGTTCCGGCGAGCCGGATCCTGCGACTGGCGGCGGCGCGGCGCAGGGCACCGAGGAAGCAGGCGGCCCAGCCGGCGGCGAGCAGTTGCTCCGGGTTGGTCGCGTCGCCGGCGCCGCCGAACTCCTTGGGGACGGCGAGCCGGGTTTCGAGGAGGCCGTCGGCGGAGCGGACGTGTCCGCCGTTGCGGCCCTCTCCGTCGACGTCGACACGGGCGGTGTAGGTGACTGCCATGGCTCTGCTCCCCATCCGGGACGAAGGTTCGGGTCGGCCTCAGGTCCGGGACATCTGTGCGTCACCGGTTCAAGAGGTGACGTCATCATGGTGAGCGGTTGAGTCACCTGTCAAGGTGGTGATGAAGGGCGTTGGTCTCTTTGCCCAACTGCCCGTTGGGTGGGTCCTTATGGCGCTTCGGTGCCCCCTTCACGAAAGGCGATCCGCATGCGTCACCGGTTTGACAGGTGACGCCAGTCGTGCGAGTGTCATCGCATCACCAGCCGCCGAGGCCTCGTTTTCGAGGTGCGGGCGGAGGTCTCTGGCCGCGGGCCGGTCGCAGGACAGACGTGACGGAGGGTTTTGCATGATCAACAGGCGTATGTTCACCAGGGCCGTCGGCCTGGGCGCCGGCGCGGCCGCGGTCTCGCTGACCGGCCCGCAGCCCCTCGCGTCCGCCAAGGGCGGCGCGACGGCATCGCCCGCACCGGGCGGGGTACCCGCCCGCACCGTGCCCGCCGTCACCCCCGGCACCCACACCGCTTTCCGCACGCTGCGGCACGTCAGGGCGGGCGTCCTCGACATCGCGTACGCCGAGGCCGGGCCCGCCCACGGCCCGGTCGTGGTGTGCCTGCACGGCTGGCCCTACGACATCCACAGTTACGTCGACGTCGCCCCGCTCCTCGCCGACCTCGGGTACCGCGTGGTCGTTCCCTTTCTGCGCGGCCACGGCGGCACGCGCTTCCTGTCCCGCCGTACTCCCCGCACCGCCGAGCAGTCCGCCGTCGCGCTCGACATCATCGCCCTGATGGACGCCCTCAAGATCGAGAAGGCGGTGCTCGCCGGGTTCGACTGGGGCTCGCGCACGGCCGACATCATCGCGGCCCTGTGGCCCGAGCGCGTCAAGGCCCTCGTCTCGACCGGCGGTTACCTCATCACCGACCTCAAGGCCCAGCAGTCGCCCGCCCCCGCGGCCGTGGAGCACAACTGGTGGTACCAGTGGTACTTCGCCACCGAGCGCGGCAAGAAGGCGATGGAGAGCGTCGACGAGCGCCTCGCCCTGTGCCGCTACGTGTGGACCCTCGTCTCGCCGAACTGGGACTTCGACGACGCCACCTTCCGGCGCACCGCGGAGGCCTTCAAGAACCCCGACCACGCGGCCGTCGTCCTGTTCAACTACCGCTGGCGAATCGGCCTGGTCGAAGGGGACCGCCGCTACAGCCGCTACGAGGCGCAGCTCGCCGCCCGGCCGCCCATCGGCGTCCCCACGATCACCCTCGACCCGGCCCTCGACCCCTTCACCGCGCCCGGTGACGGCACCGCCTACCGCGACCACTTCACGGGCCCCTATGAGCACCGCACCATCGCCGACATCGGCCACAACCTGCCGCAGGAGGCGCCGACCGCCTTCGCGCAGGCCGTCGTCGACGCCGACCACCTCTGACGGTGCGCCGGCGGACCGAAGGAGAGAACCACATGATCGTCTACGACCGGCTGTTCATCGGAAGCTCCTGGACGGAGCCGAGCGACCCGGCGCTCCTCGACCTCGCCTCACCGCACGACCGGTCGGTGATCGGCCGGGCCGCCCAGGCGCGGCCGGCGGACGTGGACCGTGCGGTGGCAGCGGCGCGGGCCTCGTTCGACGCGGGCGTGTGGCGCACCACCCCGCCGGCGCGGCGGATCGCGCTCCTGCGGCGGTTCAACGCACTGCGCGAGGAGAACGCCGAGAAGGTCGCGCAGCTGATCTCGATGGAGAACGGCTCGGCGCTCTGGTTCACCCGCGCCGGGCAGCCGGGTCTGACCCGGCAGGCGAACGCCTGTCTGCAGGCGGCGGAGGAGTTCGCCTGGGAGGAGACGCTTGCTTCCTCCGACCCGGCGTCACCGGTGCGCAGTGTGGTGCGCCGTGAAGCGGTGGGTGTGGTGGCGGCCGTGATTCCGTGGAACTCGCCGTTCTCGTCGGCCACTTCGAAAATCATCCCGGCCCTGGTCGCCGGCAACTCGGTGGTCCTCAAGGTGTCCCCGGAGAACTCGCTGAGCATGGGCTTCCTGGCCGAACTGCTGGAGCGCGCAGGGCTGCCCGACGGTGTCGTCAGCGTCCTGCCCGCGGACCGGGAGACCAGCGAGTACCTGGTGTCGCACCCGCAGGTCGACAAGATCGCCTTCACCGGCTCGACAAGGGCCGGCCGCCGTATCGCCTCGATCGCGGGGGAGCAGCTCAAGCGGGTCAGTCTGGAGCTGGGCGGCAAGTCCGCCGCGGTCATCCTCCCGGACGCCGACATCGACACGGCCGTCGCGGGCCTGAAGTTCGGCTCCTTGCTCAACAACGGCGAGTCGTGCATCGCCCAGACAAGGATCCTCGCGCCGCGCGGCCGGTACGAGGAGGTCGTCACGGCGCTCAGGGACCTGGTCGAGTCGTTGAAGGTGGGAGACCCGAACGACCCCGACACCTTCATCGGCCCGATGATCCGCCCCGACCAGCAGCAGCGGGTGCGCACCTACATCCAGCTCGGCATCGAGGAGGGCGCCCGCCTGGTCACCGGCGGCCCGCAGATCCCCGAGGGCCTGGAGAAGGGCAACTACGTCACCCCCACCGTCTTCGCCGATGTCGACAACTCGATGCGCATCGCGCAGGAGGAGATCTTCGGCCCGGTCCTGGTCGTCATCGCCTACGACGACGAGGACGACGCCGTACGGATCGCCGACGACTCCGCGTACGGCCTGTCCGGCGGCGTCTGGTCCTCCGACGAGGAGCACGCCCTGGCGGTCGCCCGCCGCATTCGCACCGGCACCGTCACGGTCAACGGCGCTCCCGTCGCCTTCGACGGTCCCTTCGGCGGCTTCAAGGCCAGCGGAATCGGCCGCGAGTACGGCGCGGTGGGCCTCGGCACCTACACCGAGTACAAGACCATCACCGTCTGACCGTCACCATCCGACCGTCGAAGTGGAGGTACGACCCATGAACAAGGAACTCACCTCGGACACCGCCGCGGTGGCGGCACGCCACGCACGCTACGGCAGGCTCCCCGAGCGCATCCGCTTCGAGGACATGAGCGAGGGGGCGCAGGACACGCAGGGCAAGGCCACTTCGTACGACCCCGAGGGCTCATGGAAGTTCTACTCGTGCCTGGCTCTCGACCTGGGGCTGTAGACCGCCCTCGGACCGCCCGGCCGCTGACGCGGTCGTCCCGAACGGTTCGCCGGCCACGGTTCCCCGTGGTCGGCGAACAGCTGTGTCAGGAGATCACCGAGCAGCGGCCGGCGCCGTCTTCTTACGGGCGCGGTAGGCCGCCGCCTTGATCTTGTTGCCGCAGGACTCCATACCGCACCACTGCCGCCGCATGCCCCGGGAGCGGTCGATGTAGACCCGCGTGCACTCGGGGTTTCCGCACTCCTTGAGCAGCGGGACGTCCGGGCCGCTGAGCAGTTCGACGGCCTGCCGGGCGACGGTGGCCAGGGCCTGTGCGGGCGTCGCGTCGGTGTGCCGGCCCGCCACGGTGAGCTGCGGCGTCGCCGGGACCTGGCGCGCGGCGGCGTTGAGCACCGCGAGGGCCTCCCGGTCGAACTCCTCGCCGAGGCGGCGGTCGGTGATGAGCCGGTAGACGGCCTCGCGCACCGCGATCGCCTCCCGGACGTCGTCCTCCCCGCCGGGCATGATCGTGTCCACGAGCCCGGACTCCAGGTACCAGGCGGTCAGCCGGTCCGGCGTCGCGAACATCTCGAAGCGGGTCGAGCGCCGGGCACGCAGGGTGGCCGCGAAGTCGAGCGCCGGGTGCCCGCACACGAAGACATGGTCAAGATTCACGTCACCATCTTGACAGGTGACCGCGCTGAGGTGCAAGGCTCGTCACTGTTTCAGCCGGTGTCGCCGCAGCTCACCCCTGCGGACCGGCGCATCGCCTCCGGCTGTCCCTCTCCCGGCTCCAGCCGCAGCTCACGGCCCTGCCACCGGCGGCGCAGCCAGCGGTCGTGGCTCGCGACCACGATCGCGCCCGGTCCGCTGCCCAGGGCCGCCTCCAACTCGTCGCACAGGCGCGGCGAGAGGTGGTTCGTGGGCTCGTCGAGCAGCAGCAGCCGGGGCGGCCGGGCCATCAGCAGCGCCAGCGCCAGCCGGCGGCGCTGCCCCACCGACACCTGCCCGACCGGCTTGTCCAGGTCCGCCTCGGCCAGCAGACCGAGGCGGACCAGCGGCACCCTCTCGGCCCGCTCCGGGCCCAGCGCCAGGGCGTACGTGTCCCGGACCGTCCGTTCCGGCCGGTCGAACACGGTGTCCTGCGTCAGCAGCCCCACCGTCAGCCCGGGCCGCCTGCGCACCTCGCCCTCTGCCGCGAGGCGGCCGGCGAGCACCGCGAGCAGGGTCGACTTGCCCGCCCCGTTGCCGCCGGTGACCAGCAGCCGCTCGGTCGCCGACACCTCGAGGCCGGACAGCGCGAGCCGCCCCGGCACCCGAACGTCCCGCAGGGACACCAGGGGTTCCGGTCCCTCCTGTGTCAGCGGCGCCGGCTGCGGTGCGGCGAATCGCAACGGGAGCGGCGGCGCTGCCACCCGGGTGTGTTCCAGTTCCTCGAGCCGCCGGCTCGCGTCGCGCACGCGGCGGGAGATCTGGCTCTGCACGCGGCCCGCCCGGTGGCCGTAGCCCATCTTCTCGTTGTCGCGAGGCCCTCGGTCCGGTGCGAGCCGGTGCCCGGTCACCCCCGCCGCGTGCCGCAGCGCCTCCAGTTCCTCCTGCTCCTCGGCGTACCGGCGCTCCCAGCGCTGCCGCTCGGCGCGCTTCTCGCAGACGTAGGCGCTGTAGTTGCCGCCGTGGCGGACCGGGCCGTCCACCGCCGGATCGAGGTCGATCAGGTCGGTGCACACGGCGTCGAGGAACGCCCGGTCATGGCCGGCCACGACCACGGCCCCGGGCAGGCCGCGCAGTTGCTCCTCCAGGAACGCGGCGGCGCCGTCGTCGAGGTGGTTGGTCGGCTCGTCGAGCAGCAGCGCCGGCGGCCGCCGCACGAGCAGCGCCGCCAGCGCCAGCCGGCCCCGCTGTCCGCCGGACAGCGAGCCGAGCGTCCGGTCGTGGGCGAGCGCGCCGAGACCCAGCCCGTCCAGCACCAGGGCCGCCCGGCGGTCGGCGTCCCAGGACTCCCGTTCCTCGGCCCGCTCCAGCCGCCTGCCGTACGCGTCGAGCAGAGCGGGGTGGCCCGGATCGTCCTCCGGGACACGGGCCAGTTCCTCGCCGAGGCGTTCGAGCTGCGTGAGGTCCTCGCGGGCCTCGCGCAGCGCGTCGTCCAGCACCGCCGCGATCGTGGACCCGGTGTCGAACGGCATCTCCTGGTGCAGGAAGCCGAGGCCTGCCGGGCGCGAGACGCTCCCGGCGTCGGGTTCGTCCACGCCGGCCAGCACCCGCAGCAGGGTGGACTTGCCGACGCCGTTCTCCCCGATCAGGCCGATGCGGTGGCCGGGGGACGCGGTCAGGGACACGCCGTCGAGGACGCGGCGGCCGCCCAGGTCGCGGACGAGGTCATGGGCGAGCAGAGCGGGCTGGGGCACAGGGAACCGTCCGACGCGATCGGTGATCCGCCCGCCGGGCACGAGGCCTCGGACGCGGGCCGCTGCACACACCGGCGGCTCACACCGCGGGGGCTCCCGTCGCCTCGAGCGTGCCGTCGGCCAGCCGGAGCCAGCGGTTCACGCCGATCTCGGCGAGGAACCGCTCGTCGTGGCTGACCACCATGAACGCGCCCCGGTAGGAGTTGAGCGCACTCTCCAGCTGGCCCGCGCTGACCAGGTCGAGGTTGTTGGTCGGCTCGTCGAGCAGCAGCAGATGCGGAGCCGGCTCGGCGCACAGGACGCAGGCAAGGGTGGCACGCAGCCGCTCCCCGCCGGAGAGCACCCCGACGGGCAGGTGCGCCCGGGGGCCGCGGAACAGGAAGCGCGCGAGCAGGTTCATCCGCTCCGCCTCGGGCCGCTCCGGCGCGAACGCGGCGAAGTTCTCCGCCACGGTGCGGTCCGGATCCAGCAGGTCCAGGCGCTGCGAGAGATAGGCGATGCGGCCGTCGTTGCGCTTGATCTCACCGCTCTTCGGGGCGAGTTCACCGGTGATCAGCCGCAGCAGGGTGGTCTTGCCGGCGCCGTTGGGCCCCGTCAGCGCGATGCGCTCGGGCCCGCGTACCAAGAGGTCGACGCCGCCCTCGGCGAACACGTCCTCTCCGCCGTGCCGGACCTGCATCCCCTCGCCGAGGAACAGGTTGCGTCCGGCGGGCACTTGCGTGTCGGGCAGGTCCAGGGTGATGCGCTGCTCCTCGCGCAGCGCGCGCTCGGCCTCGTCGAGGCGACCCCTTGCCTCGCCGACCCGGGACGCGTGCGTCTGGCCGGCGCGGCCCGCGGACTCCTGCGCGCCCCGCTTCATGTTGCCGGCGAAGATGCGCGGCAGGCCGGCGTTCTTGAGGTTGCGGGCGGCGTTGCTCGCGCGGCGCTCGGCGCGTTCGCGGGCCTGCTGCAGCTCCCGCTTCTCCCGCTTCAGCTCCTGCTCGGCGTTGCGGACGTTCT
Coding sequences within:
- the abc-f gene encoding ribosomal protection-like ABC-F family protein codes for the protein MSHAIVCSNLSFAWPDDTPVFHDLSFTMSTGSTGLVAPNGSGKSTLLKLIAGELRPTTGSVTVSGTLGHVPQTLPLTGDLTVAEVLGVSEVIRALDAVESGDVSEEHFTTIGDDWDVEERTRAQLDRLGLAGLALDRSLNTLSGGQVVSLGLAAQLLKRPDVLLLDEPTNNLDRDARHKLYDVLADFNGLLVLVAHDRALLDRMDSIAELGSSQLRFYGGNFTAYEEAVRAEREVAEKNVRNAEQELKREKRELQQARERAERRASNAARNLKNAGLPRIFAGNMKRGAQESAGRAGQTHASRVGEARGRLDEAERALREEQRITLDLPDTQVPAGRNLFLGEGMQVRHGGEDVFAEGGVDLLVRGPERIALTGPNGAGKTTLLRLITGELAPKSGEIKRNDGRIAYLSQRLDLLDPDRTVAENFAAFAPERPEAERMNLLARFLFRGPRAHLPVGVLSGGERLRATLACVLCAEPAPHLLLLDEPTNNLDLVSAGQLESALNSYRGAFMVVSHDERFLAEIGVNRWLRLADGTLEATGAPAV
- a CDS encoding ABC-F family ATP-binding cassette domain-containing protein, with product MPQPALLAHDLVRDLGGRRVLDGVSLTASPGHRIGLIGENGVGKSTLLRVLAGVDEPDAGSVSRPAGLGFLHQEMPFDTGSTIAAVLDDALREAREDLTQLERLGEELARVPEDDPGHPALLDAYGRRLERAEERESWDADRRAALVLDGLGLGALAHDRTLGSLSGGQRGRLALAALLVRRPPALLLDEPTNHLDDGAAAFLEEQLRGLPGAVVVAGHDRAFLDAVCTDLIDLDPAVDGPVRHGGNYSAYVCEKRAERQRWERRYAEEQEELEALRHAAGVTGHRLAPDRGPRDNEKMGYGHRAGRVQSQISRRVRDASRRLEELEHTRVAAPPLPLRFAAPQPAPLTQEGPEPLVSLRDVRVPGRLALSGLEVSATERLLVTGGNGAGKSTLLAVLAGRLAAEGEVRRRPGLTVGLLTQDTVFDRPERTVRDTYALALGPERAERVPLVRLGLLAEADLDKPVGQVSVGQRRRLALALLMARPPRLLLLDEPTNHLSPRLCDELEAALGSGPGAIVVASHDRWLRRRWQGRELRLEPGEGQPEAMRRSAGVSCGDTG